In Cryptomeria japonica chromosome 5, Sugi_1.0, whole genome shotgun sequence, the genomic window AAGCCAGGGGAGGAGCAATTCCAAAGCCCTGAGGGAAAGGTTAATGAGAATGTCAAAGAAACTCCTGAGAAGGTAGAGCTTGGGAAAACATGGAGCGAGAAAGCGTCTGAAGGATTGGGCTTTGCTAAGGAAAAATTACAAGGTTATGGGGTCTTTAAAGGCATAAAGTCAGCTGAAAAACCAGAGGAGTCCCAAAGTTCATTAGGGAATGCTCAAGATAAGGTTAGTGAAATTGGGGAGGCGAAGGAAATTGGCTCTGATATGAAATCTCCTAATTATACTGAAGAGATGAAAACCGATCCCTCTGAAACTGGCAATAATAAAGCCAAGGATACTGTCATAGAGGGAGAacgtaaagaaattgaagatgaagGAACCCAACAGCAGCAGAGTGGAGGAGAAGGAAAAGCAGGCCAAAGTTATGTAAGTAAAATATATGCTGCCAAGGATGCCATTTCATCAAAGTTAGCATATGGTGGACAAACTAATCAAGAGTCTAATGTAATAGAAGAAACAAAACCTGATGACCAAATACAGGGAAAGGAAATGTGCATTGATAAGAAATCTCCTAATGATGCTGGAGAAATTATAACCGGTCCCTCTGAAACAGCCCCTGGTTATGCGGGAGAGGCCTCTAAATTGGCTGAGGAGTTTAAAAAAGTCTTATCATTTGATCAAACCAGCAGCAATGATAAAGCGAAGGACAGTGTAATAGAGGGAGACCATAAGAAAAATGAGGATGAAGGAACCCAACAGCAGCTGAGTGGGGGAGAAGGAAAAGCAGGCCAAGGCTATGTAAGTAAAATATATTCTGCCAAGGATGCCATTTCATCAAAGTTAGGATATGGTGGACAAACCAATCGGGAGCCTAATGTAACTGGAGAATCAAAACCTGCCGACCAGATACAGGGGACAGCAACAGAGTCTATGGAGGGTGCTAAAGAAAGTAAAGAGACCTTCAAGAGTACAATAGCTTCTAAATTGTCTCCAGGGGAACATGATAAGGCTTTGTCCGATGTCATCACCGGAGCAGTTAGCAACAGTGCGAAATCTCTAAAGGATTCTCTGGGAGGGTTATATGGGGGCAATGGGAAAGTATCTACAACTGATACAAACATAGGTACCTCTACAATCAATAACCAGAGTACTGCAAGCAATCCTTCTGGAGGGAAAGGTATTGTGGACCGTGTTACTGGAGTTGTGGGTTCATTTTTTGGGAGCAAACAGGGAGATAACAGTGATCAACATTCGGCTTTAGAAAAATTGGGTATGGCCATAATCTTTCAATCTCATGGATGAGAACTAATCTAACCacgtttattaattaattatatttcttcTTATGGACTGTTCGATGTTTGTAGCTGAATGCTAATGCATTACTAACCAAGAATCAGGAAACAGAGAACATCTTTAGCTGTTTTTCTGAATGTCAATGCATTGTTAAGTAACAGTCAGAGAACAAAGACCATACTTCTTAATTCATGCCAAATGCATTTCTGTTACAGTAATAAGGTACATGATCTtatttcatgagaaattacaatcAATGTATTTAAGTCATGGGTTCTAATCTCTCACAGTTTGGTGACTAATATGCACCTTACATACCCTTACTCCTGCTGATACTTATCAGAGGCCCCTGTTTGGTGTTTGGTGTGACTGAAATTCACAAGTACTTAGGTCTGAGTTTCAtgtaaaagttctacaatttcacaTTTTCAAGCTACTTTTCTTTCTTCAATCCACATATTGTGGCCTATTTTAATGGTGTTTCTATGTTGAGTGCAGTGCCAAAATCTCAAGTGCAGGTAGAGGAACAAGTGCAAGAAGTACCAAAGTTCTGAACTGCAACTTCAGACAGTCCAGTCGAGAGATATACTAGCTGCAGACTGAAGGATGCACACGAATGGGACCAGTGAAGAGAATGTTTTTAACAACCAATTTAGATTTGTGAGGCTCTTCTGCCTTTTCTGGTTGGCAGAACACAATTAAATGGGCTGTCTGCAAACTTTATAAACTCTTTATATTCGAGTATTGTTTTTTTCCTGTGAGAGGGCATTAGTTATTATTATAAGTAAATAAGGGTGAGATGCTTAGCTTCATTTCTTTCAACTTTTTTGTGGTGTAAATGGCACATTCAGAACGGATATTTCAAGTACATATGTTATATGTGTTTCGTAAGTATATAATTTGTAAAACTTCCTTCCACTTTGTTTACTAAatttatcttatttttcatttcaaaCATTCTAGACATGATTAGTTATTTTGGATATTATATCCCATGAAGATTTTGATTTTGTTATGATGGATCTAAGTTTGTGACAGATTAACCTCTTTCTTACAAAAAAGAATATTTAATTATCTATTATAAATTCTTGGTCCTTAAAAATTGCCTTGTGAATGACTCATTTGACACTCAGAACTAACTGAAGGCTTTTTCTTTTTGTGATATATTAATTGTAAATGAACAATTTTACATTTGAACTATGATGATGAACATGCATtctcttttttttaaatatatttggtTAAAATCTATTAGTAGAgtttttactacattattattaAGTTTATTGGCAACATAAAGTTGTGGTAGAGATATATGAGTGACATAAGAGAGAACACTAGATACGTGAGAAAGCAACTGTATGAGACACATGCATAtgtaataaaaaaattgttaaaaaatgtACCATAAGATGTTATATTAAATGGGGTATCTTTTATAATATATCATATATGAATATGATGATTATGTGTATATTATgatttattttatgtgtattttattaaaataagtttAAACTTTTTGAAGGGTAAAAATAAAGCATTGAAGAGTAAAATGTATAGATCTTGAGTATGCATGTTCTCTTTCAGTGacatttttgttatattttttttgttatattttttttgatgattatgtgtatattatgatttattttatgtgtattttattaaaataagtttAAACTTTTTGAAGGGTAAAAATAAAGCATTGAAGAGTAAAATGTATAGATCTTGAGTATGCATGTTCTCTTTCAGTGacatttttgttatattttttttgttatattttttttaagGATCATGGAAAGATGTTATATTAAATGAGTTATCATATTCGTATATACGAATGATTATgtatatat contains:
- the LOC131073306 gene encoding low-temperature-induced 65 kDa protein, translated to MDPAQLQRGQNEQYADPFKGIPEETGDQWRAPPAKETDQHDDEGHGHGKRSMLNKMKDKAKTLKTSVKKKITPSHEGHHEESHEEIQEDSHEASSEEEEGEDVEEQHQTENKTDGVQKTLSGLDSFGTRQVLRDDSKSSVQHITAEKYPHISSNKEEMPTEETLNLKTGGVNTEASKSNLGLGKVQQIQEQGGEERPLSTKFDDNGRGECKSAEDNFQTTPENTEPGKAWNQSSSEGADRGKGNWPEKPGEEQFQSPEGKVNENVKETPEKVELGKTWSEKASEGLGFAKEKLQGYGVFKGIKSAEKPEESQSSLGNAQDKVSEIGEAKEIGSDMKSPNYTEEMKTDPSETGNNKAKDTVIEGERKEIEDEGTQQQQSGGEGKAGQSYVSKIYAAKDAISSKLAYGGQTNQESNVIEETKPDDQIQGKEMCIDKKSPNDAGEIITGPSETAPGYAGEASKLAEEFKKVLSFDQTSSNDKAKDSVIEGDHKKNEDEGTQQQLSGGEGKAGQGYVSKIYSAKDAISSKLGYGGQTNREPNVTGESKPADQIQGTATESMEGAKESKETFKSTIASKLSPGEHDKALSDVITGAVSNSAKSLKDSLGGLYGGNGKVSTTDTNIGTSTINNQSTASNPSGGKGIVDRVTGVVGSFFGSKQGDNSDQHSALEKLVPKSQVQVEEQVQEVPKF